One genomic region from Pseudomonadota bacterium encodes:
- a CDS encoding transcriptional regulator: GKIFVINLERCYRIRTGDTGPEAIG, translated from the coding sequence ATGGCAAGATTTTTGTCATCAATTTAGAAAGATGCTACCGGATCCGGACCGGTGATACCGGTCCGGAAGCGATTGGCTAG
- a CDS encoding aminopeptidase P family protein translates to MGHQAVLATLRKGCTELELAAAVENAQRLAGHEGTFFMRLPDFFMGRGPLSSGPNLAEFSGVVLSVTGVGLSPAVPAGPSRRVIRKGDLVVVDIPTLVEGYHADQSRTYCVGKADNQIRDLYKNLKMIADRVLANLAPGVKCSELFHLAMDQAAKLKVSDAFLNFGNNRKSHMVGHGVGLECSEPPVISATNHVELEENYVMALEIHMYREKVGVVKLEDMLLITHNGAELLSKSPRQLLELGAYASPRR, encoded by the coding sequence ATGGGCCACCAAGCGGTTCTGGCGACCTTACGAAAAGGCTGTACTGAGCTGGAACTGGCCGCTGCGGTTGAGAATGCGCAGCGGCTGGCCGGACATGAAGGAACTTTTTTCATGAGGCTGCCGGATTTTTTCATGGGCCGGGGACCACTTAGCTCAGGACCCAACCTGGCTGAATTCAGCGGGGTGGTTTTGAGCGTCACCGGGGTGGGCCTGAGTCCGGCGGTCCCGGCCGGCCCGTCCAGAAGAGTCATCAGAAAAGGCGATCTGGTCGTGGTCGACATTCCCACCCTGGTCGAAGGATACCATGCGGACCAGTCAAGGACCTATTGCGTGGGAAAGGCCGACAATCAGATTCGCGACCTGTACAAAAATCTGAAAATGATCGCCGACCGAGTGCTAGCAAACCTCGCGCCGGGCGTAAAATGCAGCGAGCTCTTTCACTTAGCCATGGATCAGGCCGCCAAACTGAAAGTCTCGGATGCCTTTTTGAATTTCGGGAACAACCGGAAAAGCCATATGGTTGGTCATGGCGTCGGGCTGGAATGCTCCGAGCCGCCGGTTATCTCCGCAACCAACCATGTCGAGCTGGAGGAAAATTACGTCATGGCCCTTGAAATCCACATGTACAGGGAAAAGGTGGGGGTCGTTAAGCTGGAAGACATGCTCCTCATCACCCATAACGGCGCTGAGCTTCTAAGTAAAAGTCCGAGACAGCTTTTGGAGTTGGGAGCATACGCTTCGCCCCGGCGGTAA